In the genome of Planktothrix agardhii NIES-204, one region contains:
- a CDS encoding putative 8-amino-7-oxononanoate synthase has product MVDEAHSIGVLGQQGRGISEYFKIPPSDVDLWMGTLSKSFASCGGYIAGSQQLIKYLKYTAPGFVFSVGMSPPNTAAALAALRILQKEPQRVRHLCDRAQRFLTLAKQQGLNTGISQNSPIIPIIVGESQKAVTLSQALFKRGINVYPIVYPSVPYNGARLRFFMTATHTEDQIEFTIKTLVEEIQK; this is encoded by the coding sequence ATGGTAGATGAGGCTCATTCAATCGGCGTATTAGGTCAGCAGGGGCGAGGTATTAGTGAATATTTTAAGATTCCCCCTTCAGACGTTGATTTATGGATGGGAACTTTAAGTAAATCTTTTGCCAGTTGTGGGGGTTATATTGCGGGAAGTCAGCAACTGATTAAATATTTAAAATATACCGCCCCTGGTTTTGTCTTCAGCGTTGGGATGTCTCCCCCCAACACCGCCGCCGCCCTCGCTGCTTTGCGGATTTTACAAAAAGAACCCCAACGGGTTAGACATTTATGCGATCGCGCTCAACGGTTTTTAACCTTAGCAAAACAACAAGGACTCAATACGGGAATCAGTCAAAATTCTCCGATTATTCCGATTATTGTCGGGGAATCTCAAAAAGCGGTCACACTCTCTCAAGCGTTATTTAAACGGGGAATTAATGTTTACCCAATTGTTTATCCTTCTGTTCCTTATAATGGCGCTCGTTTACGGTTTTTTATGACCGCAACTCACACCGAAGATCAAATTGAATTTACGATCAAAACTTTAGTTGAGGAGATCCAAAAGTAA